TCAAAGCACGAATCCCCGCTAAAGGCCAGTACTTGAGAGGGCCACCATCCTTTAGGCCAGGATATCCTTCGCCACTTCACCCGCCACATCCGTGAGGCGAAAGTTCCGCCCTGCATAACGATAGGTGAGACGCTCATGATTGATGCCCAGCAGGTGCAGGATGGTGGCGTGCAGATCATGCGTGCCCATCACCCCTGTCGCTGCGGTATCGCCCATTTCATTCGTGCTACCATGCACGTAGCCGCCTTTCACACCGCCGCCCGCCATCCACATGGTGTAGCCACCGCCATTGTGACCCCGGCCATTGTAGGCCTCATTGTCGTAGCCGGAACCACGCCCAAACTCGCCGCCCCAAACAATCAGGGTATCGTCCAGCATGTTGCGTTGTTTAAGGTCTGCAATCAGGCCGGCGATGGGCTTGTCTATCGAATGACATTGGCGGCCCAGGTTTTCACGCAAGCCGTTGTGATGATCCCAGCCAGGGGAGGTGAGCTGAATGAAACGCACCCCTTTTTCCGCCAGCCGACGGGCCATGAGGCACTGGGTGCCAAAGCGTTCCGTATCACTGGTATTGAGGCCGTAGAGTTCACGAATGTGCTCAGGCTCTTGGCCGAGGTCCAGAGTCAACGGCACCGAGCTCTGCATCTTGTAGGCCAGTTCATAAGACTGGATGACGCCTTCAATCTCTGGATTGCCAGGGTCCTGCCCCAGCAGGCGGCGGTTGGCCTTCTGGATGAATTCGATCTGCCGTTTTTGTTCCGCATCGGACAGGCGTCCGTTGCTGA
This genomic interval from Prosthecobacter algae contains the following:
- a CDS encoding DUF1501 domain-containing protein codes for the protein MTTRRHILQSSSVGFGWLAFQALNQQWAQAAAPPKTINPLAPKPPHFAPRAKRVIFMYMQGGPSHLDTFDWKPELAKAEAEKVQKYMGSVFEFKPRGQSGLMISEAFPELAKHADSLCMLNGMKTATNAHQMATVALHIGSESFVRPSMGAWIVYGLGTEAEDLPGFVTINPIADNGGAMNYGSAFLPASFQGTRLNTGGGGVAHLSNGRLSDAEQKRQIEFIQKANRRLLGQDPGNPEIEGVIQSYELAYKMQSSVPLTLDLGQEPEHIRELYGLNTSDTERFGTQCLMARRLAEKGVRFIQLTSPGWDHHNGLRENLGRQCHSIDKPIAGLIADLKQRNMLDDTLIVWGGEFGRGSGYDNEAYNGRGHNGGGYTMWMAGGGVKGGYVHGSTNEMGDTAATGVMGTHDLHATILHLLGINHERLTYRYAGRNFRLTDVAGEVAKDILA